CCAATGGATTTTGATGGTCAAAAAGTTATCCACAGGCAGTAGTTGTTGACAAATTTTCGGGGCTGGAATAGTATGTGTATATTATACGCTAACTATGGAAAAACGGCCCAAAAACTTAAGATTTGCAGTGCTGGCTGCCGATACCGCTATTTTTAAATTTACAAACGGGAGGTTACTGGTACGCCTTATCAAAGTTAATCGCCCTCCCCATTTTACAAACCACTGGGGCCTACCCGGCGGCTTAATACTTCCAAAAGAAACCGCAGACGAAGCAGCACGCAGACACTCTCGTGAAAAAGGCGCTATAAAGCAAATGTATCTTGAGCAACTTTATACTTTTAGCGGCATAAATAGAGACCCTCGCGGCAGAGTTGTTGCTGTAGCATATCTGGCCATTGACAAAAAAAATGATATTAACTATAACTTAGGAACTACTCCCGAAAATAGTCCGTGCTGGTTTTCAATAAAAAAACTGCCCCGTCTAGCCTACGACCACAAAAAAATAATCCAAGTCGCACTTGAAAGGCTGCGTGCAAAACTTTCCTATACTAATATAGCTTTCGCGCTGTTGCCAAACGAATTTACTTTCGGAGAATTGCGGAATCTCTACGAAATAATTTTAGGACGCCGGTTTGACAGGCGTAATTTCAGAAAAAAGTTTCTTTCGCTTGATTTAATAAGACCCACTGAAAAAGAAAGGCTCGGCGCGGCGAAT
This sequence is a window from Candidatus Yanofskybacteria bacterium. Protein-coding genes within it:
- a CDS encoding NUDIX domain-containing protein, coding for MEKRPKNLRFAVLAADTAIFKFTNGRLLVRLIKVNRPPHFTNHWGLPGGLILPKETADEAARRHSREKGAIKQMYLEQLYTFSGINRDPRGRVVAVAYLAIDKKNDINYNLGTTPENSPCWFSIKKLPRLAYDHKKIIQVALERLRAKLSYTNIAFALLPNEFTFGELRNLYEIILGRRFDRRNFRKKFLSLDLIRPTEKERLGAANRPAALYRFRKQSLTVANII